Below is a window of Paramisgurnus dabryanus chromosome 20, PD_genome_1.1, whole genome shotgun sequence DNA.
cTCTGTTTGCTTTAACCATGTTTATCTTCAGAGAGTTCCAGAATCAAGAACCAGAGAGGTTACTGAGAGATGAGCTGGGTATCTTATCACTGGGTGGTCGAGAGGTGCCCCGGCTGCCTGTGTAACCGAATACAGCCCTGTGTTGTCAGTGCATTCTCTCTCGGGCCCTTGAAGTCCCCTTGAGCAGCATTATGAAGAGTTATAAATTACTCTAAAACTGTCAAaatcaaatgaaacaaaaccAGAAAGAAAGATGGAAGAAGTCCACGCACTACTAAAATGTCAGCACTTAAATGTCCCGTGCTTTGATTTTCTATAGTTTCTATACACAGGTCAGTACTAAAAGTCAGGGGTACAAAAATAGATCTCTTTTATCTTgagatattttttttcttaatttctGAAAATTCATAAAAAACTAAAGGTTAGGTATATTGTTGCTCAGTACAAAAACATGTTTTAGGAGTCCACAGGAGAAGTCTGTTAATTGagaaagtttttttctgtctttcAGTTTCTTTCCTCCAGTGTCACTCTTCAACGCTCGCCTGAGTAGCGAGTGCGTTTAGTCCGTTTGTTGAAAGGATAGTTGATGAAATCAAAGGGTCTGTGCTCTGCGATTTGATGTCCCCTAGGCAGCCTCTTCATGAAGTGGACTTCCCGCTGATGTTGCCTGGTTTTGGAGCCCTTGCGGGGTCTGCCTTTGCGTGTAAAAGCCATGTACCAGCCTTCATACTTTACATTCTGCAGAGCTGTGTAGTTATTCTCCAATACTATCTCGGTGAAAATGCAGTCCTTCCCCTGACCGTTTTTCTGTAAAGAAGATACAAATCAAATTATTAAAGGGAAATATGAAGCTTATCGTAAAGTATTTGAAAAACGTGTGCTCTGGTTTACAAAGGGCTTCCCCATACGCACAGGGCATATGCTTAAGTCATTATGATCCAAGATCAAGAAGGAAAAATGACAGCAGAAGCCAATGACTTTCCCCATTCAGGAAACACAGTGTGGATTCATCCTCAAAAATCATGCctttgaattattattaatgGTTAAGTCATTTTGAATCCAGAACATATTCATATTATAGGCTATTATTCTACATTGAACAATATAAACAACTCTATACTATatcttatattttaaaaacatatatcATTTAATTCTTCAACATGGTTATTAGACTATTCTTATTTTGCCCATATGTGAACACCCCATCATCTTATTTTCACAGTAACAGGACCACTAAATGTTATCCGGCCAATGCAACACATAAATGCGGTAATGAGCCAAACCAGGAGTCCAAACCTTTCCCGAGCCTCTTAACAAAATGGCCTGTTAAAAATCTTAAatccaaaacagaaaaagactGGCATATCAaccaataaaaaacaacaacaccagAAAAAACTCTCTCATGCATGCTGTCGTTGGGCGGCCAATATGTCAGATAGCATAAGATCAGGGGTGCCAAGCAGATGGTCCACCTGGCAGGGTGCTGGGAGGTGGGGGCCGAACCTCCATCCCACTTTATTACCATGCACAGCAAGGAGAAGGCACAAATCCACATTGGAACAAGAGTAGCCAGCTAAAAATGGAAGAAGAAAGATCCCATTCTTCATTGTGCCTACTGCATCCAAGATAGAGTCGGGTGCCCACTAACAGATAAGGCGTAATGTTTTGACCAACACTAATTTGATTTCCGGAAAATCTCCTTGATATGGTTGAGATCAAGGGAAAAAACTCCACAAGCAATTTAATGCTAAGAGGAAGCAGTGGGTACCTACATGACTTTATGCTTTAATTTTGTGAATTATTTCTTATTCATCTTCACTTTCCCTTCTCACTTCCCATCTGGTCAAAGTCACTGATACATGTGCCATTTTTACATAATTCAATATGTAATTTACTTATAAATTATGTATGACTTTTTCTCATACCTTGCCAATCAGCTTTCCCCTCCTGTTCATACAGATGTAGAAGCCCGTTTCAGCTCCTTTAATTCGTACTCGACTCCCAAACGTGTCAGTCTCCACTATGAGCTTGGCTGTAAATACAAAAAATGAGATTTTGTGAGATACTGGGACTTAAACATGAAGTTTTAATAGGAAGCACACAAATTCTATCTTTATACACACATGTAGATACACACATGAGCATAAATACAAGAAATCCAAAGGGACTACTCTTAGGATTTATGTAAGCTTAAATTCTAGCAAAATGATAAAAACATGTGCACTTCAATTCTTTTGAAAGCAGCCAGAGGCTTCCTGGCAGTCCTTTtaactttttgcattttatgTAAGTACATAAACAATATGTAAATTGCTATCACATGTCCTCCACATACAAAAAAAGTgtcaaatgtaatgtaaatttatgatatttttataCCTTCATGGCAGCTTGAAAAAAGCTTTTTTCCCATTGCTAAAAAGCATTGTTGTAGGAAATTGATAAGTATATCATTTAGATGAAATAAAAATTCCTGGAAAACTCAGTTTTCCATGATACATATTCACCATGCCAAGTATTAGCACTTGCAGCCGTTCTCTAATTCAGCCCCCATACTCTGAGTGATCGTAAAGAGTTATGGTTCAAATGGAGGGGGTCAGATAACCTGCTGGTGAAGAGCCTAACCACAAGCCCGAAGCCGGAGCCAGGCACTGGCCTCAACTAACAGCCCTGCTGTCTCTACAACATGCTCAGGTGAAATGGATGTCACCACAGCCACGCAGGGCCAGAACCAGCTTTCCAAAAATACCACAACAGAGCTAATAATTATTAGGTTTTATATGATAAAACCACATATAaactatattaataatataagagATATcaataagtaaataaattattaaagagaaaTACCAATAACAGAAATTTATTATTGTCATGTTATATGGTTCCATAATTTTTTGTTGCACAAAAATGTGGTGAATAAAGACTAACGgttaaaaagaaataaattgttATTGTCTTAATGGTTCTTAACCATAGCATTGCTGTAAATACCCTTTTTAACAGTATATTTTGAGAGGATCCCATGATtctcaaaattaaataatttagccaAAAGAACAACATTACATTAGTTGTAATAAACCAAACttacaaatatttcaaataattaatttaagaaatatttaaaactgTTATTTAGAGTTCATTGAGGTTGTATAAGACATGTCAACAGGATTATCCCTAGAAAGTAAACGCAAGGGTCAGAATTCGGCTAGACATATTTTCATCGTGGATCAGGTCGGGAAGGAGGGGAATGTTCTTCAGGAAATGTTTAGAAGGTTGAAGTAAGATGAGTTTTAATGGTTCTTCCAGACCCGCGCGTCTCTCTAGAGAATCACCTTCAACAATCTACAATCCATTTCACTTTTTTCGCACACCGCTGCTTTTTAAACTTCATCACTTCACCAGCTGACCAAATGCCCAACCATTCAAatgcacgttttttttttagaaatcaaGAAACTAAATACGCAGTTTTTTTGCAACAAAATATCTTAACTAAGTTCATTCCATAATAATCACCCCAAAGGATTTTATTATGATTGGAcactgagagagagaaagagagtgtttgtgtgtgataaATAAAGAAGGATGGTCTTACCATGAACGTCTCCATCATCTGCCATGGCGTTGATTTTCTTGTTCGGCAGAACTTGCACGTGCTTGCCACTGGTTCGACTGTAAAGCTGGTAGGTCCGGATTAGTCTACGGCTGACCCGGTCCGTCACCCTACTTTGCTCACTCACATGCTGTGTAAAATTAGGTGAGGACTGAATGGTTACCTGTCAGAAATTAAATACCATATAATCAATATCTGCAGAAATTGTTTCATCGTTTATTATGAGCCTATAAATTATGCGACTCTCCATATATGCAATCAGGATAAGTAATGTAATCTACATGAGAAAAGTTATTCTTATTTGAACAAATAAAAAGCGCGGTATATTTTACAATTAAAACCATTTGCGGTAGCCTATTATTAAGAAATGTATCATTGATGGTTTAAATCACAATGCTAAAAATAAACGAAATTGTCCTCTCAGCGTTCGGGAATCGGACAACGTGATTTATTAGAAATGTATTATACAGGATATGTCTATAAAAGTTATGTCCCCACGACATGTTTCGTCACTGACTAAAAGCTGGCATACTTTACGCGCTCATGCCCACGCGCCCTGTGCCAGTATGATAGTGTTACCTGCCAGGTTACTGCGCCCACTGTGATACCCATCTGATAAGAACATGCTACACCTTTTCCCAGCTCACTATTTAGTGCCTTTTAATTTAACTGTTATTTTTGTACATGCATTTCTTATGAAAGTCAACATAATGTATCTTAATTAATAGTAAACTAAAGCGCGCACTGACGCATTCTGTTTTTaaataggctattttttgaTTCTAAGTAAGAATGTTTTCTAGTTTCCAATCTGTATATGTAACAAGCTAATTGAAATAATTTCAAATGCAAAAAGTAAATAATGTACATAAAGTAAGATTATTAATGTCACATGAAGAAGTAAAAATTTGGCACCTACCTGAGCATAGTAGCAGAACGCAAAGAGGTGAAGCAATctgaaagaaagaaatcatAGATTAATGTTTGGAAATCAAAGCGAAGCTGTTAATGCGTGAAAAGGTAAAAGGAAATATACTTACAGATAACTCAATCGCGATGGAAAGAGCCTCATGTTGCTGAAGGGGTCGGGCCTCGGAGGCAAAATTAGCGGACCAAATTATGTGTAGGCTAATTTACGGAGATTTAAAAAATTAGGTTTTCCAGTTAAGACGCGCAGAGTCCAGCGCTGATATCCAAAACGTGACTCGCAACATATGATGAACAGATCAActggcaaataaaaaaaaaccctGCACGGAGGCAGAAAAAATGTCCAGTATTTTTCTAAGACAAAACGGCGAATCTATAGATTGACACCACTGACAAATACAAGCACTGTCTGGATTTTCTTCATAATCAATCAAAAATATCAACTAAGTGCACTTAACGCAAAACTTACGGCTTGTAAACGATTTACTTTTCAAGTTTTAGCGAAAGAGCTTCTAATGCACCTATGATAAAGACTTTAGCAAGAAAAGCCCACGTCCTATGCTGTCCATAAAGGTGAAATAGATCCAACGGGGAATCCTTTGACGTTTGATCCAGCCGTATCCCCTTGATCATTCAGTCTGACTCCTGTGGGAATGTCAGTCAGAGGAGGCAGGACAGTGCATCTCTTGCCGTGCTGCTGAGCTTTCTTCAAGAAACAGTGTTGCTGGACTGGCTAGGCTCTCTTATCCCCTCCTCTTCTCTCATTGCCAGTTAGTCACCAATGTCAACCCCGTTCGCGCTTACACCCCTGGTTAAAATGGTAGGGTTGGTCCTGGAGGAACAAGCCCCCTTTTCAATAGAACAAAAGCAGATGACCCCCCTTCACTTAAACCCCCACCCAaaccattttttaaatatgccttcACCTGAGTCCATAAGCGTTCAGAGAAGTTTAGAAAGCGTCATTGACTGAGACTAATCGAAACGCATCATTCATAAATTTATTACGCATAAAAATTTAATAGTATTTACTGAACATGACATGGATGCACCCAGACCTGTtgttatacaaaaaaaaatgcggattaaatgaaaaataaaataatatttccgCCTTAACCAAGTTTTGAAATCAAAAGTGTTAATTCTGATTTCAAAACTGAAACCAAGGCTATTATGCAATGCCGCAGACTGCAGAACTGGTTTACTAGTGACTTGTGTATTGCAGAAGGAAAGTGTGAGACATATTAAAAGGATTACAGACGATTAGCGGTTTTCTTCTGAAAAGAAAAATCCCTAAAACATCAGAAGGATAACACAGGTGTGAAGTGTCTCATTTCATGTACTTCTTTAAAGACTTCTACTTCTGTACCCTTTAACGTGCTATTTAATGTCACACTCTGATGTTATTTCTTGGTGCCCTTTAATAAATAATAGCAATTACTAAAACAGAAATTTAAATGTGATTTATGTTAATTTTCCACCACAAATAAACAAATTGCAAGTCTATCTGCAAACATATTACTACAAAAATGGCATTTAGTCAAGCAAAGAAAAGCTTAAGACAATCAATCTATTTCTAATCTGAAGTAATTAAACGTCAAAATAACTCAGCCCCACCCTCCATTATGTTACTTTTCAAAACCCAACATCAGAGAAGTCAGGGGTTTGATGGCCCACCATCACTCAGAACAGGCCTGCGCTTATTTGCGATTTGCAGCTTTTTAATTTGTTAAATAGGCTACCTTATTGCCGACGCCCTTCATACAATACAACATAAGCTACTGAAGATAAAAGCACATCTAACTGCGAGTGAAACCTATTTGATCAACAATTAATTATAGGCTAATATTACTGACAAACAGCATGATATCAGACAGCTTATAATAAACAACTGTATGTGCTACCAACTTCTAGCACATCAACTCTAAAACTCTAATCACTCTGATGACAAACTTTTCCCACTAATTTGAGAAATTTGACTACTGAAacatttaatgcaacaaacctttCCTCCACAGGAGGGCGCCCTCAAAACTGTTACAGGTGTAGCTACCCTCTTCAACTATTTCAGAAACTGCACAAtctgtgtaaataaataatatacaaaaaggATAAGGTTTGTACATTTATATTATTCCTAAACATGTCATGAAATAAACTGTAAAGCATTTTGTGTTAGCAAAAATAACATCACTTCTAATAACTGGCAACCAACTTGAAGGGTTATGAAAATGTTACTACCCTAAAGTTGTTCCAAAATTGTATGCATGTTTTGTTCTACTGAACagaaattaagatattttgaaaaatatttgtaaccaaGGGCACTTCCAAAgtagaaaaaataatactatggaagtcaatggtgccccagaactgtttttttattttaggatgaactatacctttaaaccTTATCTTATATCATAGgctatacacatacatacatacatacatacatacatacatacatacatacatacatacatacatacatacatacatacatacatacatacatacatacatacatacatatatatatatatatatatatacatatatacatatatacatatatacatatacatatatacatatatacatatacatatatacatatacatatatacatatacatatatacatatatatatatatatatatatatatatatatatatatatatatatatatacatatatatatatatatatatatatatatatatatacatatatatatatatatatatatatatatatatatatatacacatatacatatatacatatatacatatatatatatatatatatacatacatacatacatacatacatacatatacatatatacatacacacatatatatatattagggccggGCATatattaatttagattaatctcatacaaaataaaagtaattttttgcataatatatgagtttgtgatgtgtgtaaacattatgtttatttaaacacacacacatacatacatatatatacatttaagaaatgttttatttaaatatctttttttatttatatataatttagaatatatgaaaatataaataaatgtatatacacatgtaaatgtttcttaaatacatacatgaatgtgtgtgtatttatatatacataataattatacacagcacaaactcattatgcaaaaaattacttttattttgtatgagattaatctagatctATGCCCAGCTCTAATTTATATGCATGTTTGTTCACGTTAAATTTTGTGGAAACGCAGTGAGCAACTGACATGTGCAATAATGTTGAGTCCAATACACAATATCCAAATCTTTGGTTTAATGTGGATACTTCCTGATCACATTACTCAAAGCAAACCGCTTTGAACATATGACAAGTCTTCCACTACTGTCTTGGGAcagtacatgttttttttattttctttttgtataCATTAGGCTGGGTGTTTAAGTGGACCGATATTAATGGACCATTGCAAAGTCAACATTTCATTCCATGGCTGAGTACTTCTGCAAGGCCTGAGGCAGAGCTGGGCTCCTGGTTAACTTTGTGTCTAACTCTGTTGCTCATTGCCTAACCAAATCTGAAGATGTGCTGTTTTTGCCCACCTACTGGACGAAGAGCCACATATTATTATGTGCAATGCAgattcccagggaacaaacatactgataaaatgtacattGTCATGCAGGGTACAACAACTGTCACTGGCCCTGAGATGTACCATTAAGGtttgtacctttgaggtactaatattctTTAGTTACAAATTAGGTACCGCTCTAGGgaagcttttgtacctttattccGAGAGTGTACTAtgaatgtactgtaagtgtctgtcaaatgcataaatgtctaCTTATATAGTGGTAAACATATGTCACATAAACAGACAGAAACATATCATGCAAACAGCTCATGTCAAGTCTTTTAACTTTTGAACATTTAATTTCCCATGTTAACAGGATTTCATATCAGGCTGCCTAAATGTTCTAATCACAATTGAACCGGAACAAGATGATTCTTATTCTTTTTATACATTGGATTTAAAGATCTATAGTGCAAGTCCACTGTCAGCAACTTGGTCAAAAGTTGTCTTCAGGTACTTTTCTGATTAGTTTAatctttttatacattttttatataaagtttAAGTGGCCATGGCCTCAAAAGTGTTCATGTATCTCTTTTGATGGCTTggagggagaaagagagagcgagagagacacacagagagagagggagagagagctaTGTGGAGGATGGAATGGCACTCTTGGAAAGCACATAGCTTCCTGAAGTGTTGACAACCATGTCTGATGTGGGCAAGGTGCCAGAGTGGAATTACTGAAATAACTAACATTTTTTTCAGACTTGATGGCAGTTATGCAGTGCATCAAATTTTAGTTTTGTAATTTTTGCATTTCTTTCCATGTGTTTTAAAGGGATTGACAAAAAGAACATTTACACAGATGCTTTTACTCAAATCTATATTGCATtctacaatgtaaaaaataataagttgcctcaacttaaaaagtaagttatctggatgccttaaaattttgagttaattcaacttaaaaaaatatgaattgacaacatttttacactttttgagaataatatttttaagttgaattaactcaaaattttaaggcaaccaggggAATATTACTCCACCCTTAAAATGGGAAtccattttgggtgaactactcctttaagtGGCAGCAACAATTTACTGTGTAAttaattttacagtgtaggtgcacatttttaatcagtatctgtgttccatggggttcgaacccatgacctttgggTTGCCAGCAATgatctaccaattgagctattAGACTTAAGATTGCCTCAAACTCATTGTCAAGATCTTTgttacagaataaaaaaaatgcatttatgtaaAGTTTGTAGTTTGTTTGTTGTATAAGTTAGTAGTCTACTTTTTTAGTATTCTATACTAAGGGCTCACAGATATAATCTATACCTTTgttcagtgttggggaaagttactttaaaaaaagtaatgcattacaatattaagttacttcccaaaaaagttactaattgcgttacttagttactttttatggaaagtaatacttacgttacttttgcattactttttcttacttggcatCTCTTTCAGGACTTgtaggtgtttttatgactgagaagttctgcattcagaaattgcatatttccattgcaaaaatttcaagctctggcctgccatctttgtttctgactcaaactgttcctgcTCAGGATTTCTGAGTGAATACATTCAGTtcaattcagtacattattataatttttttaatcaaattaattaaactgaaaagtaactcgcattacttctttaaaaaagtaactcaaatattagtgtgtacatttataaagtaatgcgttactttactcgttatttcagaaaagtaatattattacgtaatgcacattacttgtaatacattacccccaacactgcctTGGTTTCTTTTAACatgtatttgtttgtaaaacaaaGTATATCGTTTCCGTGCTTTGGCAATGTAAAAATCCATTTTAGCATGCCAATAAAGCTATATTGAATCTTAAAAAAGAGACATTTATAGACAGAGAGATTGAGTAAAAGTTACAAGGGAGAGCTTTGGGTGTGAGAGGCAAGTGTCACAGATTTGTTGAAGACAGAAGAgaaaatgatagaaaagacaaGAGAAGGAGGGAAAGAAATAGCAGAGAAGAGAGAAAAACAGGGGGCAGGGCCTGAGATCCCCTGCGGCTGCAGGGATTGCTGTCGATGCTCCTGGGGTTAAGAGGAGGGCAGGCAGGCCCTGTGCCTGGCTGCAGGGAGTAGGCAACCTGCTGAGGGCCTTTGGGGCCTGATGGCTCTTCCAGAGGGACAGCGAACATCGCAGGAGGGGCCGAAGAGTGGGCGAGAGGTTCCCTGTACCCGAGCCCCGCATGCGTCAATCCGCCCGCTCTCTGCGACGTCAGCGGTGACGCTGGACGCCGGTCTCGCCTCAGCCATCGCCACGGTAACGCACGACAGGTCGGCTTACAGTAAGATTCATCACAGAGGCCTTACTAAGCAGGGCAAGAAAACCAGCAGGACAAAACACACCCCAGGGAAGAACACTCATTTGAGTACCAATACCACTCAGCAGTGATTGAGAGGTGGCAGCATTGTTCTCACTTTTAAAGTGTCCTTTCAGAGGGACTCAAGGTGATGGACAGGCGTCACAGCAACACACACCGGCAGAACAAACCCAAAGTGAGGGACATGTTAATTGGAGGGAGGGAAGGAAATGGATAAGCAAACACACTAATGGTGAGGAACCTCGACAGCAGAGCCACAGATTAGTTCAGTATGCAAAGAATGTAATTGGCCCAATACAAGCTAATGAGATCTAAAGACTAATGTCATAGCGATTGCATTCGACACAGTTGCTCACATATGTGCGCGTGTGGGTCTTGTTTGTATCGGTGGGCTCTGACTGCACACGGCGGGTTAAAGCCCAAATACACAATGAGCCTCCCCTGCCACTGCATATATCAATTGCTCATTATCTTATCATGCCACCACCACGGAGACTCTTTAAACAGTCCTGCTGTAAAGGGAGGAGAAGTCTACGATATGCGATATGATTGCTGCATAAACAAATCATGAATAATGTAGAATTGGTGGAGAAACAAACTTTCGGTGCTCACTTGGTAAGTTTTTAAACATAAAGCAACTATGTTTATTGTTCATGTGGGTTTTTAGCAATAGAAGCATAATAACTTTACATTACAACGTATTATGCTTGTTAAACAAAGACctccttaaaaatatatttctgctTATAAAAATCTACCTGAAAATACAGCGGTATTCTCATACTCAAAGCCAGCGGTGGTTTCACAGTCCCATTGGGCTCGACCTCATTGAACATATGTTAGTAATATATATTCCATACGAACACGTTGAATAATACAGTTTCAGCATCTTGCACTTCGCTGTAAATGGAAATTTGTCTTGCCCACTCAGGCTGGTTTCGTGCCAGCAGTTTGCATTAAGTCTGATCTACTGTCTGGACAGTCCCAACTATAATCCCGCGTACAGTAATCTTTCACCCTTTGCATTGCATAGATTTCTGCTCCTCTTCTTTTGCATTCCTTTCCCTCACCCCCTCCCTTTTTTTGGGATAAGTATGCACTGCATGccacttaaaatgtttttggtgTGTGACAGACCTGTACTGTGAGGTTGTGTGGGGTCCTGGGGCTCATGTCTGAGTTGATTGGAGCTTGGCGGCCACACTCAGATCCATCAGCCGGGCTGAGCCGCAGGCGGCGTTGGCTCCTGGGTGGTAACCTAAAGATCCGCGTCACGCCCTGTTTAAGAGCTGGGTCGGGAAGGAGGTGAAGGTCAACAGTCATCCAAAAACCAGGTTTGGGTTGCCTTTGGACACACGCAGGCTGGACCCCTGAATTATGACCCGAGGAGAGCTGCTGCAAATTTTACGCCCTGGATAGGAACATCTGAAGTCATATTGAAAGATTTAGACATGAGTAAAATGAATTAGGGGGAAACTGCATTCAGCATTTTTTGTTGAATACATTGCAAATGAACAAAGCAGGTGCAACTGTCAATAATATAAATTTTACGTATGTCTTACGTATGTTTTACGGTTTCTGAATGCACAAAATACAGAtaacctgagagagagagagtttaaaAGCACAAACATGAAACCCTCTCATGATGCACTGATGTCATACACATGTCAAATGaaataccgtattttccggactaagtcgctccggagtataagtcgcattagtcaaaaattagttttgaaaaagaaaaaacatataaacGTCGCACTGGACTACAcgtcgcgtttatttagaaaatgaagaACAAGatgaagaacagacatttaatctggaaaggcaactTTTTCAACTAAACAATGGCACATAGACTGCAGactgaataggtgtccgtacatgttGACGTAACATTATCATTTATTTACCAAACACAATAGCATATCAAACATACCTGgaaggctgaataggctaaattaacacgacaagcCAAATCTTCCGAAGTCATTctgcatcactgaatccattgaattacataaatataggagcagcatatagcggactctcggggctgtagacggtaatggtttctcttggttcatatgaattaattttgacatataagtcgcacctgactagaagttgcaggaccagccaaactatgaaaaaagtgtgacttatagtccggaaaatatggTAGTTGTTTCATATAGCACACATCAAGCAAGCTCATTcttgtacactgtcagaaaaaatggtccaaTAGCTGTCACAGGGTCAGAACCCTTTCAAACAGTACACCTTTGCAAACAGTTCATAATTACATATTGGgaccaaatgtataaatattgtacctaaatggcacatattaggaccttttaaagtgTACTGgtccagtgacagcttgggacgaTTTTTAACACTATTTCTGACGGTGTAACTTATGACACAAGATTTCATTATAAAATGTTTCACAACAGAACTGTGTAAAAACAAAACCATGTCAAGCATCAACTGTGTTCTGCTGCTGTGTGGACGTAGCCACAGAGAGCAAAGCTGTGCTTTCCCATGTCACAGTTTCTTTTTCACACGCCTGGTGCTTGCGTCTGGCCTCCATTTGTGAAAAACTTACATTGGACTCGTTCCAAGCACTGCCCTGCTCCCAGCGCGTTTATGTTCTCCATCTACCAGCCATTCCCTCTGCCCTCCTCACGGACTGCTTTTTACATCTATGTTCTGCTATTACAATACATGATcagcacacacacgcacgcacacacaggcTGTAAAATCACTGCTGCTTGATATTAGCTGAGAAAAGTGACTGAATGTCTGAAATGGCTATGAACAGGCTAAATTTACGGCGGCATTACCGCTCGGGCTTAAGCCAGACATGAAACGGCACACGTTGCCGCAGGAGAGCGAGGATTGAGGGAATCTGTTCAGGCAAAGCCAGCGGCCACTCTATCTGCAGCCGAGGAAAGGTAAAAGCGTGGGAAATGGTGGCGAATGCCATTGTGGAAACTTGTGCGTGGGTTTATAGTCACAGTGACTTTTCCAAATGTATTTTAGGGCAGTGCAGACCTCAAATATGAAGTC
It encodes the following:
- the fgf8a gene encoding fibroblast growth factor 8 isoform X1, translated to MRLFPSRLSYLLLHLFAFCYYAQVTIQSSPNFTQHVSEQSRVTDRVSRRLIRTYQLYSRTSGKHVQVLPNKKINAMADDGDVHAKLIVETDTFGSRVRIKGAETGFYICMNRRGKLIGKKNGQGKDCIFTEIVLENNYTALQNVKYEGWYMAFTRKGRPRKGSKTRQHQREVHFMKRLPRGHQIAEHRPFDFINYPFNKRTKRTRYSGER
- the fgf8a gene encoding fibroblast growth factor 8 isoform X2; translated protein: MRLFPSRLSYLLLHLFAFCYYAQHVSEQSRVTDRVSRRLIRTYQLYSRTSGKHVQVLPNKKINAMADDGDVHAKLIVETDTFGSRVRIKGAETGFYICMNRRGKLIGKKNGQGKDCIFTEIVLENNYTALQNVKYEGWYMAFTRKGRPRKGSKTRQHQREVHFMKRLPRGHQIAEHRPFDFINYPFNKRTKRTRYSGER